In Dermatophilus congolensis, a genomic segment contains:
- the ffh gene encoding signal recognition particle protein, which yields MFNSLSDRLTATFTNLRGRGRVSEKDVNSTIRDIRIALLDADVALPVVRAFTSNVRERALAAEVNQALNPGQQVVQIVHDELIEILGAQTRGLQLAKNPPTVIMLAGLQGAGKTTLAGKLAHWLKEQGHTPMLVAADLQRPNAVTQLEIVGERAGVPVFAPERGNVAGYDAAVEYGSGTRGYGDPVEVARRGVEEAKHQQRDVVIVDTAGRLAIDTELMAQARDIRDAIQPDETLFVVDAMIGQAAVETAQAFLSGVDYTGVVLTKMDGDARGGAALSIRFLTGRPIMFASTGENMTDFEVFHPDRMASRILDMGDVLTLIEQAQKAFNERQQSSMARKFIEAEDFTFDDFLEQMAGIRKMGSLKSLLKMMPGMNQMRDQLDALDEREFDRVEAMVRSMTPYERSHPKAINGSRRARIARGSGVHVSEVNGLLERFGQAQKMMRQLRNGGGMPGMPGMSGMPGAVGGGKGKKKGKAVKGKSGNPAKRAQQEAELKAKREAARQAAIDAAFGGGADAETTMGAPGGAFGALGGAKKQPSAEELMKNFDPNKLPKNFGDFLK from the coding sequence GTGTTCAACTCTCTCTCGGATCGACTGACCGCAACGTTCACGAATCTGCGCGGGCGCGGCCGTGTGTCCGAGAAGGACGTCAACTCGACGATCCGCGACATCCGTATCGCCCTTCTCGACGCCGACGTAGCACTTCCCGTGGTGCGCGCCTTCACCAGCAACGTCCGTGAGCGCGCGCTCGCGGCCGAGGTTAATCAAGCCCTTAACCCGGGCCAGCAGGTTGTGCAGATCGTCCATGATGAGCTGATTGAAATTCTGGGGGCGCAGACCCGAGGGCTTCAGCTCGCTAAAAACCCACCAACGGTCATCATGCTGGCTGGTTTGCAGGGTGCAGGTAAAACTACTTTGGCGGGCAAGCTGGCGCACTGGCTTAAAGAGCAGGGACATACGCCGATGCTTGTTGCTGCTGACTTGCAGCGCCCGAATGCGGTGACGCAGCTGGAAATTGTGGGAGAGCGAGCGGGTGTGCCTGTTTTCGCTCCGGAGCGCGGGAACGTTGCTGGCTATGACGCTGCGGTGGAGTACGGCTCTGGCACGCGAGGGTATGGCGACCCTGTTGAGGTTGCGCGCCGTGGTGTTGAGGAAGCTAAGCATCAGCAGCGCGACGTAGTCATTGTTGACACTGCAGGACGTCTCGCTATTGACACTGAGTTAATGGCTCAGGCTCGTGATATTCGCGATGCTATCCAGCCAGATGAGACGTTGTTCGTCGTTGACGCCATGATTGGCCAGGCAGCTGTGGAGACTGCCCAAGCGTTCCTTTCTGGGGTGGACTACACCGGTGTTGTGCTCACCAAAATGGATGGTGACGCGCGTGGTGGTGCAGCGCTGTCGATTCGTTTCCTAACAGGTCGTCCCATCATGTTTGCCTCGACAGGCGAAAACATGACGGACTTTGAGGTTTTTCATCCGGACCGTATGGCCAGCCGGATCCTCGATATGGGAGATGTGCTTACTCTTATTGAGCAGGCGCAGAAGGCGTTTAATGAACGTCAGCAATCCAGCATGGCTCGTAAATTCATCGAAGCTGAGGACTTCACCTTCGATGATTTCTTGGAGCAGATGGCGGGCATCCGCAAGATGGGCTCGCTTAAGAGCTTGCTCAAAATGATGCCCGGTATGAATCAGATGCGTGATCAGCTGGATGCGCTGGATGAGCGAGAGTTTGATCGTGTTGAGGCGATGGTTCGCTCTATGACTCCCTATGAGCGCAGCCACCCGAAAGCTATTAACGGTTCACGGCGTGCACGTATTGCTCGTGGTTCGGGTGTGCATGTATCGGAAGTAAATGGGCTTCTGGAGCGTTTTGGTCAGGCACAAAAGATGATGCGCCAGCTGCGCAATGGTGGCGGCATGCCTGGTATGCCCGGGATGTCTGGTATGCCGGGGGCCGTAGGTGGCGGTAAGGGGAAGAAGAAGGGCAAAGCTGTCAAAGGCAAGTCCGGTAACCCTGCTAAGCGTGCACAGCAAGAGGCCGAGCTCAAAGCTAAGCGTGAAGCTGCCCGTCAGGCTGCTATCGATGCGGCTTTTGGCGGCGGCGCGGATGCTGAGACGACAATGGGAGCTCCTGGTGGGGCCTTCGGGGCTTTGGGAGGCGCTAAAAAGCAGCCGAGTGCCGAAGAGTTGATGAAGAACTTTGATCCAAACAAACTTCCGAAGAACTTCGGTGACTTTTTGAAGTGA
- a CDS encoding CPBP family intramembrane glutamic endopeptidase, producing MGELRRFIDAALFNPVPDTHPTPTTYTRRRVTAALTLALGTSILAISLRIPPGDPSFHWATLALALTWVAGAAISGPIYAGHAWTRKKTIGSPIIQSLTLAAILIALFLTGALAIAHIPALRNPVDNLLNHASGNNLLIVAFLTLINGIGEELYFRGALYDALPPGHAVAISTIIYVLVTATSGIPLLILAALLLGTITGLQRRVTGGILGPIIVHCCWSGSMLFLLPPLLQILR from the coding sequence ATGGGCGAATTGCGCCGATTCATCGACGCTGCACTCTTCAACCCCGTACCTGACACCCACCCCACCCCCACCACATACACCCGCAGACGCGTCACCGCGGCCCTCACCCTGGCACTAGGCACCAGCATCCTGGCCATCAGCCTACGTATCCCACCCGGTGACCCAAGCTTCCATTGGGCAACTCTCGCACTAGCCCTCACTTGGGTAGCTGGAGCAGCCATCTCCGGCCCCATCTACGCCGGACACGCATGGACACGCAAAAAAACTATTGGCAGCCCCATCATCCAATCTCTAACCCTAGCCGCCATACTCATCGCGCTCTTCCTCACCGGGGCGCTAGCCATCGCACACATCCCAGCCCTTCGAAACCCCGTCGACAACCTGCTCAACCATGCCAGCGGCAACAACCTGCTCATCGTTGCCTTCCTCACCCTCATCAACGGCATCGGCGAAGAACTCTACTTTCGAGGCGCCCTCTACGACGCCCTACCTCCAGGCCACGCCGTCGCCATCAGCACCATCATCTACGTACTCGTCACCGCAACCTCCGGCATCCCTCTACTCATCCTTGCCGCACTACTACTGGGCACCATCACCGGACTTCAACGCCGCGTCACCGGAGGAATCCTGGGCCCAATCATCGTGCACTGCTGCTGGTCCGGATCCATGCTTTTCCTCCTGCCCCCACTACTGCAGATCCTGAGGTGA
- a CDS encoding NAD(P)H-binding protein, whose product MTNTPQPLHVLVTGASGYIGGELVPKLLANKHHVHVLTRNASSLDDRPWKNNITIIEGDAAAPQDLDRALTDTDVAYYLLHSMNSSKDFRAQEVKMATTFADAAERAHLKRIVYLGGIHPDHERLSEHMASRAEVGQIFLDSPVPTACLQAAVVLGAGSVSYQMLKHLTERLPLMLVPNWLRNQVQPIAIKDALHYLAGAATLPSDVNRTFDIACDEILTYENMMKRYAAAARLTPRIMLPIPLLTPDIASWWVGLVTPIDAGIARPLMGSLVHDVIAKENDIRDYLGTPPGGVTSYDDAIRAAMSDQKKH is encoded by the coding sequence ATGACCAACACGCCCCAACCACTCCACGTGCTTGTCACCGGAGCATCCGGCTACATCGGCGGCGAACTCGTACCAAAACTCTTAGCCAACAAGCACCACGTTCACGTGCTCACCCGCAACGCCTCATCTCTGGATGATCGGCCCTGGAAAAACAACATCACCATCATTGAAGGCGACGCAGCAGCCCCCCAAGATCTCGACCGCGCTCTGACCGACACAGACGTCGCCTACTACCTATTGCACTCCATGAACTCTTCAAAAGACTTCCGTGCCCAAGAAGTTAAAATGGCAACCACATTCGCCGACGCTGCAGAACGTGCCCATCTGAAACGAATTGTCTACCTCGGCGGAATCCACCCCGACCACGAACGCCTCAGCGAACACATGGCCTCCCGCGCTGAAGTCGGTCAGATCTTCCTCGACTCCCCCGTTCCCACAGCCTGCCTGCAAGCCGCTGTTGTCCTCGGCGCAGGGTCAGTCTCCTACCAGATGCTTAAACATCTCACTGAACGACTCCCGCTCATGCTCGTGCCCAACTGGCTACGTAACCAAGTCCAACCCATCGCCATTAAAGATGCACTGCACTACCTCGCCGGTGCTGCCACGCTTCCCTCCGATGTAAACCGCACCTTCGACATTGCCTGCGACGAGATCCTCACATACGAAAACATGATGAAGCGGTACGCAGCCGCAGCAAGACTGACTCCCCGCATCATGCTCCCCATCCCCCTGCTCACACCTGACATCGCAAGCTGGTGGGTAGGCCTTGTCACCCCCATCGACGCAGGAATAGCTCGCCCCCTTATGGGAAGCCTCGTCCACGATGTCATCGCTAAAGAAAACGACATACGTGACTACCTCGGCACACCACCTGGCGGAGTCACCAGCTACGACGACGCCATTCGCGCAGCCATGTCCGACCAGAAAAAACACTGA